From Camelina sativa cultivar DH55 chromosome 20, Cs, whole genome shotgun sequence, the proteins below share one genomic window:
- the LOC104771436 gene encoding uncharacterized protein LOC104771436 isoform X1, with the protein MANSSAGSAADHRNKHLTVNPPHQIFKDIQGSDNAIPLSPQWLLSKPGENKTGMGTGDPNPHGNQDVVRPTGNGEEIPDHLKKKDVFRPSLLDAESGRRDRWRDEERDTLSTVRKDRWRNGEKDSPADNKKVDRWDNVAPKFGEPRRGPNDRWTDSGNKDAVPDQRRESKWNSRWGPDDKEAEIPRNRWDEPGKDGEVIREKGPSLPTGDGDHYRPWRPSQGRGRGEALHSQSTPNKQVPAFSHSRGRGDNTAIFSAGRGRLSPGGSLFTSASNQSHAPGSASDKGESGPGQPPHLRYSRMKLLDVYRMADSECYEKFPDGFIEVPSLTCDQPSDPLALCAPSSDEVNVLDAIEKGKIVSSGAPQTTKDGTGGRNPAEFSQPRRIRPAGSREDMTFAAEEPKDESNETRNYPDDKFRPEASHEGYAPFRKGNEVPVREQKELSMQGNTHVQSVSPWRQPSAGERSNRNSHDWNDPSADSRLKSSDSVWSHPKDSINHLGSNNMMLPQSKGDSRWQINEDPALRRQPSLVFDRGQEVRKLLPPSPEELSLYYKDPQGLIQGPFSGSDIIGWFEAGYFGIDLLVRVATAPNDSPFSLLGDVMPHLRAKSGPPPGFTGAKQNEFVDAVGPSAFPGVGNVHSGMGEAQMVQNDMRYKHVAGTVAENQFIESLMSGGLNSSAQGVQGYGVNSSGGLSLPVTDGGADMYLLAKKLELERQRSIPSPYSYWPGRESANLMPGSENVSENVQQPARSPSSDLLSILQGVTDRSSPAVSGPPPAWSQSNQKESDLHHAKSFQTQTPFGAQQQRLPEHNLPLAGLLGQPIENNPGGMLSPDMMLATGLSQDQQSLNLLQQQQLLLQLNAQTPLSAQHQRLLVEKMLLLKHQQKQEEQQQLLRQQQQLFSQVLADQQRSQQRFGEPSYGQLQASFDALRLQPSKDMSQVNQQMQVSVSHEERGANLADLLPVTLASNQNVASFETPSRHLQHQLFGNVDPRMNEGMALADQIDDTHKNDSKSEYERTVTADYMNIMSSEKPVFPHGYHATHNMDEPVSCATNESSTATVTAPETCDNKLLEEQAKDLCAGQGETSSELSVETPATEVKNNEVSGGRKTSEKKSRKQRAKQSADLAKITSRAPLQEAKQPEPGSADDSEIKGKARKTVDTSIDSDTHLIKSSTVTASNTSQMSSEAGSVRGEESSLQNTRTQPGRAWKPAPGFKPKSLLEIQMEEQREAQAEALAPKISTTVSSVGSAAPWAGIVAHSDPNILRETHAESANTQTGVVKPESVPALKAKKSHLHDLLADDVFAKSSDKAREVKEINSDNDAFMKVTATNIESLDDDNFIEAKETKKSRKKSARAKNSGAKIAAHVPTVDTSLQTNSVEKGKSSRVVQQQEKEVLPAIPSGPSLGDFVLWKGETVNNPPPAAAWSTGPKKSTKPSSLRDIVREQEKMTTSSHPPPSPVPITQKSTPSQAHQGGASWSRSASSPSQAISQSSSQSKSKGDDDLFWGPVEQSTQESKQGDFPHLTSQSSWGTKNTTGKVNAGTSLNRQKSVSTGSADRVLSSPVVTQASQKGKKEAVTKLTEADGFRDWCKSECLRLLGSEDTSVLEFCLKLSRSEAETLLTENLGSRDPDHKFIDKFLNYKDLLPSEVVEIAFQSKGSGVGTRNNTGEDYYYNNTSAANDGFSKVGGKKKAKKGKKVSLSASVLGFNVVSNRIMMGEIQTIDD; encoded by the exons ATGGCTAACTCCTCCGCTGGCTCCGCCGCAGACCACCGCAACAAGCACCTCACCGTCAATCCACCGCACCAGATCTTCAAGG ATATCCAGGGTTCTGACAATGCGATTCCTCTTTCACCTCAGTGGCTTCTCTCCAAACCAGGGGAGAACAAGACTGGAATGGGAACTGGG GATCCAAATCCTCATGGGAACCAGGATGTTGTGAGACCAACAGGAAATGGGGAGGAGATACCAGATCatctgaagaaaaaagatgTTTTCCGGCCATCCTTACTTGATGCGGAAAGTGGTCGTCGCGATCGTTGGCGTGATGAGGAAAGGGATACCTTGTCCACTGTCAGAAAAGACCGCTGGCGGAATGGCGAGAAAGACTCTCCTGCTGATAATAAGAAGGTGGACAGGTGGGATAATGTGGCTCCTAAATTTGGAGAACCACGACGTGGTCCGAATGACCGGTGGACTGATTCAGGAAACAAGGATGCTGTGCCAGACCAGCGGCGTGAGAGCAAGTGGAACTCTCGCTGGGGACCTGATGATAAGGAAGCTGAGATTCCGCGTAATAGGTGGGATGAACCTGGTAAGGACGGTGAAGTCATTCGTGAGAAGGGTCCATCCCTTCCTACTGGTGATGGAGACCATTACCGGCCCTGGAGACCCTCTCAAGGTCGAGGAAGAGGTGAAGCTCTTCACAGCCAatcaacaccaaacaagcagGTTCCAGCCTTCTCTCACAGTAGGGGGCGCGGAGACAACACTGCTATCTTTTCAGCTGGACGTGGAAGGTTGAGTCCTGGTGGAAGCCTTTTTACTAGCGCGTCAAACCAGTCTCACGCCCCTGGATCTGCCTCTGACAAGGGGGAAAGTGGTCCTGGACAGCCTCCCCATCTGAGATATAGCAGAATGAAACTGTTGGATGTGTACAGGATGGCTGACTCAGAGTGTTATGAAAAGTTTCCAGATGGGTTCATTGAGGTTCCTTCCCTTACGTGTGATCAGCCATCGGATCCTTTGGCTCTTTGCGCTCCAAGTTCCGATGAAGTG AATGTTCTGGATGCGATTGAGAAAGGAAAAATAGTGAGCAGTGGTGCCCCTCAGACGACCAAGGATGGCACCGGTGGACGAAATCCAGCTGAATTTTCACAACCTAGGCGAATCAGGCCGG CTGGAAGCAGAGAAGATATGACATTCGCCGCTGAAGAACCTAAAGATGAAAGTAATGAAACAAGGAACTATCCAGATGATAAGTTTAGGCCTGAAG CTTCTCATGAAGGTTATGCACCTTTTAGGAAAGGCAATGAGGTGCCTGTCAGAGAACAGAAAGAACTCAGTATGCAGGGAAATACTCATGTTCAATCAGTCTCTCCATGGCGTCAGCCTTCTGCGGGAGAAAGGTCAAATAGGAACTCACATGATTGGAATGATCCTTCAGCTGATAGCAGGCTGAAATCTTCGGACAGCGTCTGGTCGCATCCTAAAGATTCAATAAATCATTTAGGCAGCAATAATATGATGTTGCCACAATCCAAAGGTGACTCAAGATGGCAAATCAATGAAGATCCTGCACTTAGAAGGCAGCCATCTCTGGTGTTTGACAGGGGCCAGGAAGTCAGAAAGCTTCTGCCACCTTCACCTGAAGAACTTTCACTCTATTATAAAGATCCTCAGGGTCTAATTCAAGGCCCTTTTTCTGGATCTGATATCATTGGATGGTTTGAGGCTGGATATTTTGGCATAGATTTGCTAGTTCGTGTTGCAACTGCACCAAATGATTCTCCTTTTTCATTACTTGGTGATGTAATGCCACATTTGCGGGCTAAGTCGGGTCCACCACCTGGTTTTACTGGTGCCAAGCAAAACGAATTTGTTGATGCAGTTGGTCCATCAGCCTTCCCTGGTGTGGGAAATGTTCATTCTGGGATGGGTGAGGCTCAGATGGTGCAAAATGATATGAGGTATAAGCATGTTGCAGGGACTGTAGCGGAGAATCAGTTTATTGAATCATTGATGTCTGGGGGTTTGAACAGTTCAGCTCAAG GTGTTCAAGGATATGGAGTAAATAGTTCCGGTGGGTTATCTTTACCAGTTACTGATGGTGGGGCTGACATGTATCTCTTGGCCAAGAAACTGGAACTTGAGAGGCAGAGATCAATACCTAGTCCATATTCATATTGGCCTGGTCGAGAATCTGCAAACCTGATGCCAGGATCAGAGAATGTGTCAGAAAATGTTCAACAACCTGCCCGTTCTCCGAGTTCTGATTTGTTGTCCATCCTCCAAGGTGTAACGGATAGGTCTTCTCCTGCTGTTAGTGGTCCTCCTCCTGCTTGGTCACAATCCAATCAAAAGGAAAGTGATTTGCATCATGCCAAAAGTTTCCAAACGCAAACTCCATTTGGGGCCCAACAGCAGAGACTGCCGGAGCATAATTTACCTTTGGCAGGTTTACTTGGTCAGCCTATTGAAAATAATCCTGGTGGCATGTTATCACCTGATATGATGCTTGCCACTGGACTCTCTCAAGATCAGCAATCGCTCAATCTGTTGCAGCAGCAACAGCTCTTGTTGCAGTTGAATGCTCAGACACCACTTTCTGCCCAACATCAGCGTCTATTGGTGGAAAAGATGCTTTTGCTTAAACACCAACAGAAACAGGAAGAGCAGCAGCAGTTGTTACGACAGCAACAGCAGCTGTTTTCCCAGGTACTTGCAGATCAACAACGTTCTCAGCAAAGGTTTGGAGAGCCATCTTATGGGCAGTTGCAGGCATCTTTTGATGCACTTAGGCTGCAACCATCAAAAGATATGTCACAGGTCAATCAACAGATGCAGGTTTCTGTTTCCCATGAGGAGAGAGGTGCCAACTTAGCTGATTTGCTCCCAGTAACTCTTGCAAGCAATCAGAATGTTGCTTCGTTCGAAACCCCCTCTCGGCACCTGCAACACCAGCTGTTTGGTAATGTTGACCCTAGGATGAACGAGGGGATGGCTCTGGCTGATCAAATTGATGATACCCATAAAAATGATTCAAAATCAGAATATGAAAGAACAGTTACTGCAGATTAC ATGAACATCATGTCTTCTGAAAAGCCTGTCTTCCCACATGGCTATCATGCTACACATAATATGGATGAACCTGTGAGCTGTGCAACCAACGAAAGCTCCACTGCTACTGTAACAGCTCCCGAAACATGTGATAATAAGTTGCTGGAGGAGCAGGCTAAGGACTTGTGTGCTGGACAGGGAGAGACCAGTAGTGAGTTATCTGTGGAGACTCCTGCAACTGAAGTTAAAAACAATGAAGTATCTGGAGGACGGAAGACTTCTGAGAAGAAGTCCAGGAAGCAGCGGGCTAAGCAGTCTGCTGACCTGGCTAAGATAACGTCTAGAGCTCCTCTGCAGGAGGCGAAGCAACCTGAACCAGGAAGTGCTGATGATTCTGAGATAAAGGGAAAAGCTAGAAAGACGGTTGACACTTCGATAGACAGTGACACTCACCTCATTAAGAGCTCCACTGTCACAGCTTCTAACACCTCCCAAATGAGTTCCGAAGCCGGTTCAGTCAGGGGAGAAGAGTCTTCACTTCAAAACACACGAACACAACCAGGCCGAGCTTGGAAGCCTGCTCCTGGCTTTAAACCGAAGTCATTGCTAGAAATTCAAATGGAAGAACAGAGGGAAGCACAAGCAGAAGCTTTAGCTCCAAAAATTTCTACAACTGTGAGTTCAGTGGGTTCGGCTGCTCCTTGGGCTGGGATTGTTGCCCATTCAGATCCTAACATACTAAGAGAGACTCATGCAGAGTCAGCTAATACTCAAACCGGTGTTGTAAAGCCTGAAAGTGTCCCTGCTCTTAAGGCTAAGAAAAGCCACTTGCATGACTTGCTGGCTGATGATGTTTTTGCCAAATCCAGTGACAAAGCGAGGGAAGTAAAGGAAATCAATTCTGACAATGATGCATTTATGAAAGTCACAGCCACTAATATAGAGTCTTTAGACGATGATAACTTTATTGAGGCTAAGGAAACGAAAAAGAGCCGCAAGAAATCTGCGAGAGCTAAGAATTCTGGGGCAAAAATTGCTGCACATGTTCCTACTGTAGATACATCCCTCCAAACAAACTCGGTTGAGAAGGGAAAAAGTTCTCGTGTTGTACAGCAGCAGGAGAAGGAAGTTTTGCCTGCTATTCCTTCTGGGCCTTCTCTGGGAGATTTTGTTCTCTGGAAAGGAGAGACTGTAAACAATCCTCCACCGGCTGCGGCATGGTCTACTGGTCCGAAAAAATCCACAAAACCTAGCTCGCTTAGGGACATCGTGAGGGAGCAGGAGAAGATGACGACCTCGTCTCATCCACCCCCTAGTCCAGTACCTATCACCCAGAAATCTACTCCATCACAGGCTCATCAGGGCGGTGCTTCCTGGTCACGTTCTGCATCTTCCCCTTCGCAGGCTATTTCTCAATCTTCCTCTCAGTCAAAATCCAAAGGAGATGATGACCTTTTCTGGGGTCCAGTTGAGCAATCAACCCAGGAATCAAAACA GGGAGACTTTCCTCATCTTACAAGTCAAAGCAGTTGGGGAACCAAAAACACTACTGGAAAAGTCAATGCGGGAACTTCACTGAATCGACAGAAATCAGTTTCAACTGGATCTGCAGATCGGGTTTTGTCTTCACCTGTTGTCACTCAGGCGtcacaaaaagggaaaaaggaGGCAGTGACAAAACTCACAG AGGCGGATGGCTTCAGAGATTGGTGCAAAAGCGAATGTCTCAGACTTCTTGGCTCAGAAG ATACAAGTGTCTTGGAATTTTGTCTGAAGCTATCCCGATCAGAAGCTGAAACTCTTCTGACAGAGAACCTGGGGTCGCGTGATCCGGACCACAAGTTCATCGACAAATTTCTCAACTACAAAGACCTGTTACCTTCAGAAGTAGTTGAGATTGCATTTCAATCAAAAGGCTCGGGGGTCGGGACCCGAAACAACACAGGAGAAGACTATTATTATAATAACACTAGTGCTGCAAATGACGGCTTCTCAAAAGTTGGAGGAaagaaaaaggcaaagaaaGGGAAGAAGGTAAGCTTGAGCGCATCAGTTCTGGGATTTAATGTGGTTAGTAACAGGATCATGATGGGAGAGATTCAGACAATTGATGATTAA